From the Flavimarina sp. Hel_I_48 genome, one window contains:
- a CDS encoding RagB/SusD family nutrient uptake outer membrane protein has product MKTIKIINLKIIIGLTFGILAIYSCSDEYLQDEKRDGLSSEVVFSSEETASAAIIGVYDVLQGSPAEYITKAIFYPANFLTQDYLNIGADTFFQTFEIPTVFTPFNALWIQNYAGIGRANTALKSLSPAIDAGNVSEELGTRLMGESYGMRGMLYSMLASNFGGVPLVLEPAGGSADPFAPRNTQDEVFQQVVLDMQEAIARLPWEYDENNTGRFTKGAAYAYMGSAYMWLGDYENAITAFEALDGHYTLEENYLDIHADNNKNGIESIFEIQLTDESGNLSWGHDDNVTFIQSFSMPNEIANGGGYSAATKALYDSFEEGDKRKLYSVIGPGDEHPDPLINISDYPNVQANYGGINTVGTIENPWLGTDGLAGREGYYNVKMWRNPAVDGWSGPNIFGGQNIILMRYAEVLLSLAESYHNVGNESMAMETLMRVRNRAGFTTEPTGDFIDVVISEYRHELAGEFSLWYLLRRTGEHVRYLQEEFGVTVPNGRDLIPIPQEQIDANPNLEQNPGY; this is encoded by the coding sequence ATGAAAACTATAAAAATTATAAATTTAAAGATCATCATTGGTTTGACCTTTGGGATTCTGGCGATATACAGCTGTTCTGATGAATATTTGCAGGATGAAAAACGTGATGGTTTGAGCAGTGAGGTGGTTTTTTCTTCAGAAGAAACGGCCTCCGCAGCAATTATTGGAGTTTATGACGTCTTACAAGGCAGTCCTGCTGAATATATAACAAAAGCGATTTTCTATCCAGCCAACTTTTTGACCCAGGATTACTTGAACATTGGTGCAGATACTTTTTTTCAGACTTTTGAAATCCCTACAGTATTTACCCCTTTTAATGCCCTATGGATTCAAAATTATGCGGGTATAGGACGTGCAAACACAGCCCTGAAGAGCTTAAGTCCCGCTATTGACGCCGGAAATGTGAGCGAGGAACTGGGAACCAGATTAATGGGCGAGAGCTATGGTATGCGCGGTATGCTTTATTCTATGTTGGCCTCTAATTTTGGTGGAGTACCTCTGGTACTTGAACCTGCTGGCGGTTCTGCAGACCCTTTTGCACCCAGAAATACACAGGATGAGGTTTTTCAGCAAGTAGTTCTCGACATGCAGGAAGCCATCGCAAGACTTCCCTGGGAATATGATGAGAATAATACTGGCAGATTTACAAAAGGTGCGGCTTATGCATATATGGGCAGTGCCTATATGTGGTTAGGCGATTATGAGAACGCAATCACCGCTTTTGAAGCATTGGATGGGCATTATACTCTGGAAGAAAACTATTTAGATATTCATGCAGACAATAATAAAAACGGTATTGAGTCAATATTTGAAATTCAATTAACAGATGAGAGCGGGAATTTAAGTTGGGGCCATGATGATAATGTAACTTTTATACAATCTTTTTCCATGCCTAATGAGATTGCCAATGGCGGTGGGTATTCTGCTGCAACGAAAGCGCTCTATGATTCTTTTGAAGAAGGGGATAAAAGAAAACTATATTCTGTTATAGGCCCAGGTGATGAACATCCAGATCCGCTTATTAATATTTCAGATTACCCCAATGTGCAAGCAAATTATGGAGGCATCAACACTGTTGGCACTATAGAAAATCCATGGTTGGGTACTGATGGTCTGGCAGGGAGAGAGGGCTACTATAACGTTAAAATGTGGAGAAACCCCGCAGTAGATGGATGGTCAGGACCTAATATTTTTGGAGGTCAGAATATTATTCTAATGCGCTATGCAGAAGTACTTTTAAGCCTGGCAGAGTCCTACCACAACGTGGGCAATGAATCTATGGCCATGGAAACCTTGATGCGTGTGCGAAACCGTGCTGGTTTTACTACTGAACCTACAGGAGATTTCATTGATGTTGTTATCAGCGAGTATCGCCATGAACTGGCAGGGGAGTTTTCATTATGGTACCTTTTAAGAAGAACCGGCGAACATGTGCGATATCTTCAGGAAGAATTTGGTGTTACTGTTCCTAACGGAAGGGATTTGATACCAATTCCACAAGAACAAATAGATGCGAATCCAAATCTGGAACAGAATCCGGGATATTAA
- a CDS encoding CBM35 domain-containing protein, with protein sequence MKQFLLVTLFILSGLGLAFGQTTYEAEDGTLTEATISTEGSGFSGSGYIVFEQEGSVSVSINVENEGYYPLTIGYRAAFGEKIQDLYVNGTLVQNVVFPEGENFTNLNTDQFFLNAGENTLEIRANYGYMDLDYFRVGVQVDPGTYQAEDATIIDATVSSEGTGFSGSGFVVFEATGSVSITLDAAAAGMYELTLGYRSGFGEKIQDLYVNDILVQNVVFPQGDSFTSLNTDLIPLNAGSNTISIQANYGYMDLDYFKLGSRNVPNALEAEDGTLTGVTTNNVAPGFSGEGYVVFEAGGSVLVSLERESEGLYPLTLGYRSVYGEKIQNLYVNGDFVRDITFPGGDDFTTLDTEEILLNVGVNTIEIRASYGYMDLDYFLVGLETSPAPIANAGFQQVKMDVDGDGMETLILDASASSDPNDDIVSYTWFSENGDTLGTGEQLSYTATLGGYELTLEVADAMGNVDRDQVKVFVGDPTNNGNNRISLTQGTQLKFSDGINLAWNNFARDIVDLDPQYFEGIMDSIEAAGGNTMRWWLHTNGSNSPQFDAAGNVTGLDPNTIPNMRTVLDLAYNRGIAISMCLWSFDMLQPQGQDQQVMKALLEDPAITQTYIENALIPILEEIGDHPAVLSWEIFNEPEGMTEEFGYTPVRTAIRNVQQFINLTVGAIHRTVPTAQVSSGAANFETMTDIEGHTNYYRDDRLIAVGGDPLGTLDFYQVHYYPSNFDIDLSPFHRPADWWGLDKPIVIGEFPSRAIDEVDAPSYTILEAYQLAYEYGYAGSNAWDFRGFDGGSFETAREGITYLADTYPEDIDLEIDPDRINEPPSIVANISDLNLFLENAQSVENYVALDTIFYDAQDMTDLVYSISANSNPAIANAEITDDGTLNVLITQKQEGNTTLTVKATDTKGASAYASFNVNIRESNGNLALFKPISASSIENASLIETFANDGDAESRWSSVYENDEWIYVDLQESMEISSVKLLWESAFGQSYEIQISDDAVNWETVYTESNGDGGTDDITLELVTTRYVRMYGHTRATEFGFSLYEFEIYGSQDLNIQDENLQLVLYPNPLKTANLNLKMTNIEPVTVSFMNLLGKIITTYCLEGKTNYVLDASSMASGMFLIKISSEKGSITKKIIKQ encoded by the coding sequence ATGAAACAATTTTTACTTGTTACATTATTTATTTTGAGCGGTCTTGGCCTTGCTTTTGGCCAGACCACCTATGAGGCCGAAGATGGTACGCTCACAGAAGCCACAATAAGCACTGAAGGTTCCGGTTTTTCGGGGTCTGGCTATATTGTTTTCGAACAGGAGGGAAGCGTGAGCGTTTCCATTAATGTTGAGAATGAGGGCTATTATCCATTAACGATAGGATACCGGGCAGCCTTTGGTGAAAAAATTCAGGATTTGTACGTAAATGGCACATTGGTGCAGAACGTTGTTTTCCCTGAGGGGGAAAATTTCACAAACCTAAATACAGACCAGTTTTTTTTAAATGCGGGTGAAAACACTCTAGAAATACGTGCAAATTATGGATATATGGACCTCGATTATTTTCGGGTGGGCGTACAGGTTGATCCCGGTACGTATCAGGCTGAAGATGCTACAATTATCGATGCCACAGTAAGCAGTGAGGGAACTGGTTTTTCAGGTAGCGGCTTTGTGGTTTTCGAAGCAACAGGCAGCGTTTCTATAACTTTAGATGCAGCCGCCGCCGGCATGTATGAGCTTACCTTGGGGTACCGGTCGGGTTTCGGCGAAAAGATACAGGATCTGTATGTTAATGATATTTTGGTGCAGAACGTTGTTTTTCCGCAAGGCGATTCGTTTACAAGCTTGAATACCGATCTAATCCCCTTAAATGCGGGATCAAATACAATATCTATCCAGGCTAATTATGGATATATGGACCTCGATTATTTTAAACTGGGTAGCCGTAATGTACCTAATGCGCTCGAAGCTGAGGATGGCACACTCACAGGGGTGACCACCAATAATGTGGCTCCTGGTTTTTCGGGAGAGGGCTATGTGGTTTTTGAAGCAGGGGGAAGCGTGCTTGTTTCCCTGGAGCGTGAAAGTGAAGGCCTGTATCCTTTGACCTTGGGATACCGCTCGGTTTACGGAGAAAAAATACAAAATTTGTATGTAAATGGTGATTTTGTTCGGGATATTACTTTCCCCGGAGGCGATGACTTTACCACTTTGGATACCGAAGAAATCCTGTTGAATGTGGGAGTGAATACCATCGAGATCAGGGCAAGTTATGGCTATATGGATCTTGATTATTTCCTTGTAGGCTTAGAAACAAGTCCAGCACCCATTGCCAATGCTGGTTTTCAACAGGTAAAAATGGATGTGGATGGCGATGGCATGGAAACGCTTATTCTAGATGCCTCAGCCAGTTCAGATCCCAACGACGATATTGTATCCTACACATGGTTTTCAGAAAATGGAGATACGCTTGGAACAGGTGAGCAATTGAGTTATACCGCAACACTGGGAGGCTATGAACTTACCTTAGAGGTAGCAGATGCGATGGGTAATGTAGATCGGGATCAGGTAAAGGTATTTGTGGGCGACCCTACCAATAATGGGAATAACCGCATTTCTTTGACTCAAGGCACACAGCTGAAATTTTCTGACGGTATCAACCTGGCCTGGAACAATTTTGCCCGGGATATCGTTGATCTGGATCCCCAATATTTTGAAGGCATAATGGATAGTATTGAAGCTGCTGGTGGTAATACCATGCGCTGGTGGCTGCATACCAATGGAAGCAACAGTCCGCAATTTGACGCTGCCGGCAACGTGACCGGCCTTGATCCCAATACCATACCCAATATGCGCACAGTGCTTGACCTGGCCTATAACAGGGGCATTGCCATAAGTATGTGCCTCTGGTCGTTTGACATGTTGCAGCCACAGGGACAGGACCAGCAGGTCATGAAGGCCTTACTGGAAGATCCGGCCATAACACAGACCTATATTGAAAATGCGCTCATACCCATTTTAGAGGAAATAGGGGATCATCCCGCGGTATTGAGCTGGGAGATATTCAACGAGCCAGAGGGCATGACAGAAGAATTTGGCTATACCCCGGTACGCACGGCAATACGCAACGTTCAGCAATTTATAAATTTAACGGTAGGGGCAATTCATAGAACGGTACCCACTGCTCAAGTTTCCTCAGGAGCGGCAAATTTTGAGACCATGACAGATATAGAAGGGCATACCAATTATTATAGGGACGATCGCTTAATTGCAGTTGGGGGTGATCCCTTGGGGACACTGGACTTTTATCAAGTTCATTATTACCCGAGTAATTTTGATATTGACCTTTCCCCATTTCACCGTCCGGCAGACTGGTGGGGACTTGATAAACCCATTGTGATTGGTGAGTTTCCCAGCAGGGCGATTGATGAGGTAGATGCGCCTAGTTATACAATTTTAGAAGCGTATCAACTTGCCTATGAATACGGGTATGCAGGATCAAACGCATGGGACTTTAGGGGCTTTGATGGGGGAAGTTTTGAGACCGCAAGAGAAGGGATCACTTATTTGGCAGATACGTATCCCGAAGATATAGATTTAGAGATAGATCCAGACCGTATTAATGAGCCGCCAAGTATCGTGGCCAATATCTCGGATCTAAACCTGTTTCTTGAAAATGCGCAAAGTGTAGAAAATTATGTAGCCTTAGATACCATATTTTATGATGCGCAGGATATGACCGACTTGGTTTATAGTATTTCGGCAAACAGTAATCCAGCTATCGCTAACGCGGAAATAACAGATGACGGAACATTAAACGTACTTATAACTCAAAAACAGGAAGGTAATACCACGCTAACAGTTAAGGCGACGGACACTAAGGGTGCTAGTGCATACGCCTCCTTTAATGTAAATATTAGGGAAAGCAATGGAAATCTGGCTCTTTTTAAGCCCATATCAGCCTCTTCTATTGAAAATGCCAGCTTGATCGAAACCTTTGCCAATGACGGTGATGCTGAATCACGCTGGTCCAGCGTTTATGAAAACGATGAATGGATTTATGTTGACTTGCAGGAGAGTATGGAAATTTCCTCTGTGAAATTGCTCTGGGAATCCGCTTTTGGTCAAAGTTATGAGATCCAGATTTCTGATGACGCTGTAAATTGGGAAACTGTTTATACAGAAAGCAATGGTGATGGGGGAACAGATGATATAACACTAGAACTGGTTACAACGCGCTATGTAAGAATGTATGGGCACACACGCGCGACAGAGTTTGGGTTTTCCTTATATGAATTTGAAATTTATGGTAGCCAGGATTTAAATATCCAAGATGAGAATCTTCAATTGGTTTTATATCCGAACCCTTTAAAAACTGCTAATTTGAACCTTAAAATGACCAATATTGAACCTGTAACAGTTAGTTTTATGAACCTTTTAGGAAAAATTATCACTACTTATTGTCTTGAAGGAAAAACCAATTATGTCCTGGATGCATCATCAATGGCTTCGGGTATGTTCCTTATTAAGATTTCTTCGGAAAAAGGATCGATTACCAAAAAAATAATAAAACAATAA
- a CDS encoding molybdopterin cofactor-binding domain-containing protein, with protein sequence MFQTPIPVLWWRSVYASTNGFAFESFMDELAIKAGKDPLRFRREHLPAKREQDLIDRMIEVSGWDQEREAFGMGAAITECFNTTVGQVVKVSKDAKGKLKIDRVWAVIDCGWFVNPDIIQAQVEGSVVMGLGAATTHEITFKDGLVEQSNFYDYHMPRITDIPPVEVFIMKNDEDAGGVGEPGLPPFAAALTNAIYDLTKKRIRKLPFKLDEV encoded by the coding sequence TTGTTCCAAACTCCAATCCCAGTATTGTGGTGGCGCTCTGTTTATGCCTCAACAAACGGATTTGCTTTTGAAAGTTTTATGGACGAGCTGGCGATTAAGGCCGGTAAGGATCCGTTGCGCTTCCGAAGGGAACATTTGCCGGCAAAACGTGAGCAGGACCTCATTGATAGAATGATCGAAGTTTCAGGATGGGATCAAGAACGTGAGGCATTTGGAATGGGGGCCGCGATTACTGAGTGTTTTAATACTACCGTGGGACAGGTTGTAAAAGTTTCAAAAGATGCCAAGGGAAAACTAAAAATAGATAGGGTATGGGCGGTAATTGATTGTGGCTGGTTTGTGAACCCGGATATTATTCAAGCCCAAGTAGAAGGCTCAGTCGTTATGGGGTTAGGGGCAGCAACCACACACGAGATCACTTTTAAAGATGGCTTGGTTGAACAGAGCAATTTTTATGATTACCATATGCCCCGTATCACAGATATACCGCCAGTAGAGGTTTTTATTATGAAAAATGATGAAGATGCAGGTGGAGTGGGGGAACCGGGACTTCCACCATTTGCAGCGGCGCTTACCAATGCGATTTATGATCTCACCAAAAAACGAATAAGAAAATTACCTTTTAAATTGGATGAAGTGTAG
- a CDS encoding molybdopterin cofactor-binding domain-containing protein, with amino-acid sequence MDKTYSLKKAAAKGRLIAEDAMTYGTLSREYAQDTFGAHFVEVAVHEFTKEIRVKRMLAACHAGRILNPKAARSQIIGAMTWGIGSALMVDLVVDNRLGYFVNHDLAGYEVPVHADIPRQEVILVEDEDNTMSPMKAKGIGELGLCGVAAAIANAIYNATGTRVREYPITVDKLL; translated from the coding sequence TTGGACAAAACGTATTCGCTAAAAAAAGCAGCTGCTAAAGGCAGATTAATAGCCGAAGATGCAATGACGTATGGAACGCTTTCAAGAGAGTATGCACAGGATACCTTCGGGGCTCATTTTGTAGAAGTGGCTGTACATGAATTTACCAAAGAAATAAGAGTAAAACGCATGCTGGCCGCCTGTCACGCCGGCAGGATTTTAAATCCTAAAGCAGCTCGCAGTCAAATTATAGGTGCAATGACCTGGGGCATAGGATCGGCCTTAATGGTGGATTTAGTGGTGGATAACCGGTTGGGATATTTTGTAAATCATGACCTCGCCGGATATGAAGTTCCCGTTCATGCTGATATTCCACGGCAGGAGGTGATTTTAGTTGAAGATGAAGACAATACCATGTCTCCTATGAAAGCAAAAGGAATTGGGGAACTAGGCCTTTGTGGTGTAGCGGCAGCTATAGCCAATGCAATTTATAATGCGACCGGTACACGAGTACGGGAGTATCCGATTACAGTCGATAAGCTTTTATAA
- a CDS encoding AGE family epimerase/isomerase — protein MKTKLVAAFLFIGSVALGQQKAEDKQLISTLEKASKQELLDKWYPLAVDKEDGGFYSDITYDFKLGENQDKMIVTQARHVWVNSVAAMRYSRERTYLNYATHGFEFLRDKMWDKKNGGFYTLVTKKGERIPRENEEKTAYGNAFAIYGLSAYYDASGNEEALDLAKKTFRWLEEHSHDSIYKGYYQSLALDGTPIERTADFPSTSEAGYKDQNSSIHLLEAMTELYHVWPDTLVKTRLEELFLLIRDTIVNEDHYMNLFFTKDWKPVTFNTTSRENIKKHYYLDHVSFGHDVETAYLLLEASEALGRTDTEETLKIGKDMVDHSLKTGWDKKLSGFYDGGYYFKGTDSLEIVNDDKNWWSQAEGLNTMLLMQNYFPDDKLDYRSYFDKLWKYVQTYFMDAEHGGWYEWGIDKRPETKTALKGQIWKATYHNYRALINCIDQLEGVKNRE, from the coding sequence ATGAAAACGAAACTAGTTGCAGCATTTCTTTTTATAGGATCGGTGGCGTTAGGTCAACAAAAGGCTGAGGATAAACAGCTTATCAGTACCTTAGAAAAAGCATCAAAACAAGAACTACTCGATAAGTGGTACCCACTCGCGGTAGATAAAGAGGACGGTGGTTTCTACAGTGATATTACCTACGATTTTAAACTGGGCGAAAATCAGGACAAAATGATTGTCACCCAGGCGCGGCACGTTTGGGTAAATTCGGTTGCGGCAATGCGCTATTCCCGGGAACGCACCTATTTAAATTATGCCACCCATGGCTTTGAATTTCTCCGGGATAAAATGTGGGACAAAAAAAATGGCGGTTTTTATACGCTGGTTACTAAAAAAGGAGAGCGTATTCCGCGGGAAAATGAAGAGAAAACCGCTTATGGAAATGCCTTTGCCATTTATGGACTTTCTGCGTATTATGACGCTTCGGGTAATGAGGAAGCGCTAGACCTGGCTAAAAAAACATTTCGTTGGCTGGAAGAGCACAGCCATGATTCCATTTACAAAGGTTATTATCAATCGCTGGCGCTGGACGGCACGCCTATAGAGCGTACTGCAGATTTCCCTTCGACCTCAGAAGCGGGATATAAGGATCAAAATAGCTCCATCCATTTATTAGAGGCCATGACCGAATTATACCATGTTTGGCCCGATACGCTGGTGAAAACCCGGTTGGAGGAACTGTTTCTGCTCATTAGGGATACCATTGTCAATGAAGATCACTACATGAACCTGTTTTTTACAAAAGATTGGAAGCCGGTCACATTTAATACAACCTCCCGCGAAAACATTAAAAAACATTATTACCTGGATCATGTATCCTTTGGCCACGATGTGGAAACCGCATATCTCTTGCTGGAAGCTTCCGAAGCTTTAGGACGAACCGATACCGAGGAAACGCTCAAAATAGGTAAGGATATGGTAGATCATTCTTTAAAAACCGGATGGGATAAAAAACTGAGCGGTTTTTATGATGGCGGTTATTATTTTAAGGGAACTGATTCTTTAGAGATTGTTAATGATGATAAAAACTGGTGGTCACAGGCCGAAGGATTAAATACGATGCTGCTTATGCAAAACTATTTCCCGGATGATAAATTGGATTACCGTTCTTATTTTGACAAACTGTGGAAGTATGTGCAAACCTATTTTATGGATGCTGAACATGGCGGCTGGTACGAGTGGGGCATTGACAAACGACCAGAAACTAAAACCGCACTAAAAGGGCAAATATGGAAGGCGACCTATCATAATTACAGGGCCTTGATAAACTGTATTGATCAGTTGGAAGGCGTTAAAAATCGGGAATAA
- a CDS encoding SusC/RagA family TonB-linked outer membrane protein, producing the protein MKHLKFLTFCVVFMSSQLFFAQSNEITGTVTDASGMPIIGANVLVQGTAVGAATDFDGNYSINASVGDILVFSYIGFKPKEITVGNSQRLDVILEEDSQSLDEVVVVAYGTSTKKDLTGAVSTVSSEKLTNFPSTNVDQALQGKSAGIQVTQNSGAPGSGISVNIRGVGSFGNVTPLYVVDGFPTQDISYLNPNDIQSISVLKDASAGALYGVRASNGVVIIETKQGTKGAMVVSVDSWAGVRMEPKKIGVLDAQQFAAFANNLGNAQDKAVLEEWANPGALNNINWQDYAFRNGFRMGHSISIRGGGEKLKAAFTAGLIDEEGAVIESSYKRYNVGMNMDFDVTDDFSVRADLKYAYSENYQNLGQGYYNLLKVFANAPYLSDITGTNVPYDNNGNYGTFPNSELLAVSSNVLANAKRVDNNNGRNVVLGNFGADYSFFDGFKATINFGFNSQNFAGWNFNPRYFYTSQDNFPNAQYSITQNTSNEYLVESLLEYNKEIGKHKIGILAAASSQKTKYKNVFVNSEGFLNNDIRDLSQAERVIDRSGTFGTSTLASQFARLTYSYDSKYYITATIRRDGNGDRFGENNLYGTFPALAASWNIDQESFMEGSVFDALKLRASWGETGSFFGIPPFQFLGFYDGGTTADDANYVFGGEVVSGLQPVSLANPDLKWETQRQTDIGIEGELFNNRLYFTADYFRKESSDFLFQQTIPAQTGFTQRSVNGGNIVNEGLELLLGYRKNSGDFKWDISANFTKVNNEIRELLGDNPYVIFPTTFAPGFVDNWQGITRSYEGGNVGTFYGYRAEGIFQTQAEIDALNSAVPEGVYQSAQTAPGDRKFRDLNGDGLITPDDREVIGSPVPDFYGGLNLSASYKNFDLGVDIYGTYGNDILNFTRVELETAGGYGLDNAYSNIGTEYFNNRWTTSNPSNEYSRAVIADVNKNNRASDHYVEDGSFLRLRNLKFGYTVPAMAIEKMGMTNLKFYVSGQNLITLTSYSGWDPEIGEVADIDGNSGVQTRGIDFGSYPITKIFTLGVNLQF; encoded by the coding sequence ATGAAACATCTAAAATTTTTGACTTTTTGCGTTGTGTTTATGAGCTCCCAATTGTTTTTTGCCCAAAGCAATGAAATTACGGGAACTGTTACCGATGCATCTGGCATGCCAATTATAGGAGCCAATGTTCTTGTTCAGGGCACTGCTGTGGGAGCAGCCACCGATTTTGATGGAAATTACAGCATTAATGCCTCCGTGGGGGATATACTTGTATTTAGTTATATAGGTTTTAAGCCCAAAGAAATTACTGTGGGAAACAGTCAAAGGCTTGACGTTATCCTGGAAGAAGATTCCCAAAGCCTTGATGAAGTAGTTGTAGTAGCCTATGGTACTTCCACTAAAAAAGACCTAACTGGGGCGGTGAGCACAGTATCATCAGAAAAACTTACTAATTTTCCATCAACAAATGTAGATCAAGCGCTACAGGGCAAATCGGCGGGTATACAGGTCACGCAGAACTCTGGTGCTCCCGGATCAGGGATTTCCGTAAATATAAGAGGTGTGGGATCATTTGGAAACGTCACTCCGCTTTATGTGGTAGATGGCTTCCCCACTCAGGATATTTCGTATTTAAATCCAAATGACATTCAATCGATTTCGGTATTAAAAGACGCTTCCGCTGGAGCATTATATGGGGTTCGGGCAAGTAACGGGGTTGTTATAATTGAAACCAAACAAGGTACTAAAGGTGCCATGGTCGTTTCGGTAGACTCCTGGGCCGGGGTGCGTATGGAACCAAAAAAAATAGGGGTACTTGATGCACAACAATTCGCCGCTTTTGCCAATAATCTGGGCAATGCTCAGGATAAAGCAGTACTTGAGGAATGGGCCAATCCTGGTGCTTTAAACAATATAAACTGGCAGGATTATGCTTTTAGAAATGGTTTTAGAATGGGGCATAGCATTAGTATACGCGGAGGTGGCGAGAAACTCAAAGCTGCTTTTACCGCGGGACTTATAGATGAAGAGGGAGCTGTTATCGAGTCTTCATACAAGCGGTATAATGTGGGTATGAATATGGACTTTGATGTGACCGATGATTTTAGCGTGCGGGCAGATTTAAAATATGCCTATAGCGAAAACTATCAAAATCTAGGTCAGGGTTATTATAATTTGCTCAAAGTATTTGCAAATGCACCCTATCTTTCTGATATCACGGGAACCAATGTGCCTTACGACAACAATGGAAATTACGGTACGTTTCCTAATTCTGAGCTTTTGGCGGTAAGTTCAAACGTGCTGGCGAATGCAAAACGCGTAGATAATAATAATGGGCGTAATGTGGTTTTAGGGAACTTTGGAGCAGATTATAGCTTTTTTGACGGCTTTAAGGCAACAATAAATTTTGGTTTCAATTCGCAAAATTTTGCCGGTTGGAATTTTAACCCCAGGTATTTTTATACGAGCCAAGACAATTTTCCCAATGCGCAATACAGCATAACCCAGAATACTTCAAATGAATATCTGGTGGAAAGCCTTCTTGAGTATAACAAAGAGATAGGCAAGCATAAAATTGGAATCCTGGCAGCCGCGTCTTCTCAGAAAACCAAGTATAAAAATGTTTTTGTCAATAGTGAAGGCTTTTTGAACAATGATATCCGTGATCTCTCCCAGGCGGAACGGGTCATAGATAGAAGTGGAACCTTTGGCACAAGCACACTCGCCAGTCAATTTGCACGCCTTACCTATAGCTATGATAGCAAATATTACATTACGGCTACGATACGCCGTGATGGTAATGGAGACCGTTTTGGAGAAAATAACCTCTACGGTACATTCCCGGCATTGGCAGCTAGCTGGAACATTGATCAGGAATCGTTTATGGAGGGCAGTGTTTTTGATGCCCTTAAACTTCGTGCAAGTTGGGGTGAGACCGGCAGCTTTTTTGGTATTCCCCCGTTTCAATTTTTAGGTTTTTATGACGGCGGTACTACTGCAGATGATGCCAATTATGTATTTGGAGGTGAAGTCGTATCTGGATTACAGCCAGTTTCACTCGCAAACCCAGACCTCAAATGGGAAACCCAGAGACAAACTGATATAGGTATTGAAGGGGAATTATTTAATAACCGACTGTACTTTACGGCAGATTATTTTAGAAAGGAATCTTCTGACTTTTTATTTCAGCAGACGATTCCTGCACAGACTGGTTTTACACAACGATCTGTAAATGGTGGGAACATTGTTAATGAGGGACTTGAACTTTTATTAGGTTACAGGAAGAACAGTGGGGATTTCAAATGGGATATCTCAGCTAATTTTACCAAGGTTAATAATGAAATACGTGAGCTTCTGGGCGATAATCCCTATGTGATTTTCCCAACAACTTTTGCTCCCGGTTTTGTGGATAACTGGCAAGGAATTACCCGTTCTTATGAAGGCGGTAACGTAGGCACATTCTATGGATATCGGGCAGAAGGAATTTTTCAGACCCAGGCGGAAATAGATGCTTTAAATAGCGCGGTACCAGAAGGGGTTTATCAATCTGCCCAGACGGCTCCGGGAGATCGCAAATTTCGGGATCTTAATGGTGATGGTCTCATAACTCCAGATGACAGGGAGGTCATAGGTAGTCCGGTTCCGGATTTTTATGGGGGATTAAATCTTAGTGCGAGCTATAAAAATTTCGATCTGGGTGTTGACATTTACGGCACCTATGGTAATGATATTTTAAATTTTACCCGTGTAGAGCTCGAGACCGCCGGAGGTTATGGACTAGACAATGCATATTCTAATATAGGTACTGAATATTTTAATAACAGATGGACAACATCAAATCCATCCAATGAATATTCCAGGGCCGTAATAGCAGACGTTAACAAAAACAATAGGGCTTCTGATCATTATGTAGAAGATGGATCATTTTTAAGGCTCAGAAACTTGAAATTTGGTTACACGGTACCGGCTATGGCCATTGAGAAAATGGGTATGACGAATTTAAAATTTTATGTGAGCGGACAAAATTTAATCACCTTGACCAGCTATAGCGGTTGGGATCCAGAAATAGGTGAAGTAGCCGATATAGATGGGAATTCAGGCGTACAGACCAGGGGAATTGATTTTGGATCTTACCCCATAACCAAAATATTTACACTAGGTGTTAATCTGCAATTTTAA